From Gimesia panareensis, the proteins below share one genomic window:
- a CDS encoding neutral/alkaline non-lysosomal ceramidase N-terminal domain-containing protein, with the protein MSFLNRCLMLCCLCLLSFVSVASAGDGLQVGVAETDITPPVGFPMAGYYHERLAEGQIDPLQAKAIVFREGDTAGALVVCDLIGIATDLSKEVRRLAAEQTGIPAENIVLAATHSHTAPDYMKELYLYLGKEKQQPLRAKYIQKLINGPVEAIVAANKAAKPAQLETGAAIQKTPVAFNRRFVMKDGSVKTWQSLKNPNVIRAAGPIDPRIELLAIKDAKDGSYEGVLSNFALHLDTVGGTRWSADYPFFIQQTLREALGKDVISIFGTGCCGDINHSNPSASVRNKVDFIGNSLGESIKEELPKLEPVKSTGLTVQTQVVDLPLQDASQPEVKRSIELLKVAHAGGKVDFFEHVTAYKKMILDQMRHKKPYAETKQHITWGLSRSLAGIGETLPVDVTVMTIGNEVAIVCLPGEVFVELGLAIKQASPFKTTIIVELSNAVETIYIPHRAAYAGGSYEVTNSNLQPGSGEMLVETSLRLLRQAAASRAD; encoded by the coding sequence ATGTCGTTTTTGAATCGTTGCCTGATGTTGTGTTGTCTGTGTCTGCTGTCGTTCGTGTCTGTTGCCAGTGCGGGCGATGGTCTGCAGGTCGGAGTGGCGGAGACCGATATCACGCCTCCCGTCGGTTTCCCGATGGCCGGTTATTATCATGAGCGACTGGCGGAAGGACAGATCGATCCGCTGCAGGCGAAAGCGATTGTATTTCGGGAAGGGGATACCGCCGGGGCACTGGTGGTCTGTGACCTGATCGGCATCGCTACGGATCTGTCGAAAGAGGTGCGTCGGCTGGCTGCGGAACAGACGGGGATCCCGGCTGAGAACATCGTGCTGGCGGCGACTCATTCGCACACGGCCCCCGATTATATGAAGGAGCTGTATCTCTACCTGGGAAAAGAGAAACAGCAGCCCCTGCGGGCTAAGTACATTCAAAAACTGATCAACGGTCCGGTGGAGGCGATTGTGGCTGCTAATAAAGCTGCGAAACCGGCTCAACTGGAAACGGGGGCTGCCATTCAAAAAACGCCGGTGGCCTTCAACAGACGATTTGTGATGAAGGACGGGAGTGTAAAGACCTGGCAGTCGTTGAAGAATCCGAATGTGATTCGGGCCGCTGGTCCGATTGATCCGCGGATTGAGCTGCTGGCAATCAAGGATGCGAAGGACGGTTCGTACGAAGGCGTGCTGAGTAACTTCGCATTGCACCTGGATACGGTGGGGGGGACCCGCTGGAGTGCCGACTATCCGTTTTTTATCCAACAGACACTCCGCGAGGCGCTCGGCAAAGATGTGATTTCGATTTTCGGTACCGGCTGCTGTGGGGACATCAATCATTCCAATCCGTCAGCGTCGGTACGGAACAAGGTGGACTTCATCGGGAATTCGCTGGGGGAATCGATCAAAGAGGAGCTGCCGAAACTGGAGCCGGTGAAAAGCACCGGTCTGACGGTGCAGACTCAGGTAGTGGATCTGCCTCTGCAGGATGCGTCGCAGCCGGAAGTGAAGCGCTCGATCGAGCTGCTGAAGGTAGCCCATGCCGGGGGCAAGGTCGATTTCTTCGAGCATGTGACCGCGTATAAAAAGATGATTCTGGATCAGATGCGGCACAAAAAGCCTTACGCCGAGACCAAACAGCATATTACCTGGGGCTTGAGCCGATCGCTGGCGGGTATTGGTGAAACGCTGCCCGTGGATGTGACCGTGATGACCATCGGCAATGAAGTGGCGATTGTCTGTCTGCCGGGCGAGGTGTTCGTGGAACTGGGGCTGGCGATCAAGCAGGCGTCCCCATTCAAGACGACGATCATTGTCGAGCTGTCGAACGCGGTGGAGACGATTTATATTCCCCACCGGGCCGCGTATGCCGGGGGGAGTTATGAAGTGACCAATTCCAATCTGCAGCCTGGCAGCGGTGAGATGCTGGTGGAAACCTCACTCCGGTTGTTACGACAGGCGGCCGCCAGTCGCGCGGACTGA
- a CDS encoding sialidase family protein: protein MKRFFLRVPLLLLVMLSGSLVVQAEEQPVSILAQRIKGHIHPSICQASDGTLIVVFKGDNVLLCSRSTDDGATWSKPEPIPASAKRPDVIREVKKFEVYPGTTDTLPDGRILVTWNYIADDKARDGYYERALLYVISSDQGKTWSDQRLIGPVDGTHLGAVRHNVLPWSEGRWLLPLRTGPPRLYDHQTGALTTFPLVGPDGVQHEFQQIVRLKDGGLLAMGPVLLHSNDEGKHWKQITGFPAVPDQRDNAEGRYLTVLTDGRVLVTWGRGHQNRGLSYNLSQDDGQTWDARRTVVLLPETPVTARYYSARTIQLDDQHVGTVYMNRDGVHFLKVPLSRLQGSQGT, encoded by the coding sequence ATGAAACGTTTTTTCCTGCGTGTTCCCCTGTTGCTGCTGGTGATGTTGTCTGGTTCTCTGGTCGTCCAGGCGGAGGAGCAGCCGGTTTCGATTCTGGCGCAGCGCATCAAGGGGCACATTCATCCTTCGATCTGCCAGGCCAGTGATGGAACGCTGATTGTGGTGTTCAAGGGAGACAACGTACTGCTCTGTTCTCGTTCCACCGATGATGGGGCGACATGGTCGAAGCCGGAGCCGATCCCGGCGTCTGCGAAACGTCCCGACGTCATTCGGGAAGTGAAGAAGTTCGAAGTCTATCCCGGCACGACGGACACGCTACCCGATGGGCGGATTCTGGTGACCTGGAATTACATTGCCGACGATAAAGCCCGCGATGGTTATTACGAGCGGGCTCTGCTGTATGTGATCAGTTCCGATCAGGGGAAGACGTGGAGCGATCAGCGGCTGATCGGCCCGGTGGACGGGACGCATCTGGGGGCGGTGCGGCATAATGTGCTCCCCTGGAGTGAGGGACGGTGGTTGTTGCCGTTACGGACCGGACCGCCGCGATTGTATGATCACCAAACTGGCGCGCTCACAACGTTTCCCCTGGTGGGGCCGGATGGCGTGCAGCATGAGTTTCAGCAGATCGTGCGACTGAAGGACGGCGGTCTGCTGGCGATGGGGCCGGTGCTGCTGCATTCGAATGATGAGGGGAAGCATTGGAAGCAGATTACAGGCTTCCCCGCGGTTCCCGATCAGCGGGATAATGCGGAGGGGCGTTACCTGACGGTGTTGACTGACGGAAGAGTGCTGGTGACCTGGGGCCGGGGGCATCAGAACCGGGGTTTGAGTTATAACCTGTCACAGGATGACGGGCAGACCTGGGATGCGAGACGGACGGTGGTGCTGCTGCCGGAAACACCAGTGACGGCCCGTTATTACTCTGCGCGGACGATTCAGCTGGACGACCAGCATGTGGGAACGGTGTATATGAACCGGGATGGCGTGCATTTTCTGAAGGTGCCCCTTTCCCGTCTGCAGGGATCACAGGGGACCTGA
- a CDS encoding GNAT family N-acetyltransferase — MQGPLCGLLSLTILWHLFSKGIGVINIRRAELTDLEAMTEIYNEAILTSTATFDLAPQTREQRLNWFESHEERFPILVAECDGEVAGWACLSRWRPRKAYERTAETSFYVKGTQRGKGIGRQLKQAIIDEARRLNFHTLIAGVAQGNEVSLHLNQSFGFEVVGTFREVGNKFDQWLDVTYLQLMLN; from the coding sequence ATGCAAGGCCCTCTGTGCGGGCTGCTGTCACTCACGATTCTCTGGCACCTGTTCTCGAAAGGCATTGGTGTGATCAACATCCGGCGGGCGGAATTAACGGATCTAGAGGCGATGACCGAGATCTACAACGAGGCGATCTTAACGTCGACAGCCACTTTCGATCTGGCGCCACAGACGCGGGAGCAGCGGCTGAACTGGTTTGAGTCGCATGAAGAACGCTTTCCGATTCTGGTGGCGGAATGCGACGGCGAAGTGGCGGGCTGGGCCTGTCTGTCCCGCTGGCGTCCCCGCAAGGCCTATGAGCGGACCGCGGAAACGTCTTTCTATGTGAAGGGGACGCAGCGCGGCAAAGGGATCGGCCGGCAGCTGAAGCAGGCGATCATCGATGAAGCGCGACGGCTGAACTTTCACACGCTGATTGCAGGTGTAGCACAGGGGAACGAGGTCAGCCTGCATCTGAATCAGAGCTTCGGCTTTGAAGTGGTCGGCACGTTCCGCGAGGTCGGAAATAAATTCGACCAGTGGCTGGATGTGACCTATTTGCAGCTGATGCTTAATTGA
- a CDS encoding DUF4240 domain-containing protein: protein MDQNQFWEIINRACRSDPESAEEWDSLLVAELVKLSPEEIIEWNHIFDSLEAQANQVDLWAAAYIINGGASEDGFYYFRCWLIGMGKEIYSAAVANPDSLADVATPEWFSEGIDAEAEIYGAAHDAWMQVTGQPDTADYPARNESTETIGEEWDFEDIDLIRQHLPRLAALYEDEI from the coding sequence GTGGACCAGAATCAATTTTGGGAGATCATCAATAGGGCATGCCGTTCCGATCCTGAATCTGCAGAGGAATGGGACAGTTTGCTGGTCGCAGAACTGGTCAAATTATCTCCTGAGGAGATTATCGAATGGAATCATATCTTTGACTCCCTGGAAGCACAGGCGAATCAAGTAGACTTATGGGCTGCTGCATATATCATCAACGGTGGAGCCTCTGAAGACGGTTTCTACTATTTCCGATGCTGGCTGATCGGCATGGGGAAAGAGATCTATTCCGCAGCGGTTGCAAATCCTGACAGCCTGGCAGATGTAGCGACGCCCGAATGGTTCTCCGAGGGCATTGATGCAGAAGCGGAAATCTATGGTGCAGCACATGACGCATGGATGCAGGTGACCGGACAGCCTGATACCGCAGATTATCCGGCTCGAAACGAAAGCACCGAAACGATCGGGGAAGAATGGGATTTTGAAGACATCGATTTAATACGACAGCATTTACCACGCCTCGCCGCACTTTACGAAGACGAAATTTGA
- a CDS encoding alpha/beta hydrolase, with protein sequence MRTTRLPLLTPTLLCFMSLALQTAQAEPAPHLLKPDLVVPLWQGEPPLFQQDAPAETFDPLGRIINVTRPEISVFLPAPDKNTGMAIIVCAGRDYGSVEWKTHFIYAAEVFIPKGVAIIGLKHRTRLPFKATNPDIRALTLFDAKRAVRLVRHRAKEWKINPRQIGIAGYSAGGDLAMNLAANFDAGTPDATDPIDRESSRPDFAIGLATLHWRQKVSPFEFSKNAPPVFLVHATNDGIKGGAPIELPRQIAADLQKLNVPVKMAVFDVGAHGVGNLIPQRVKHGFPPAKWPDLFLDWYQQINAK encoded by the coding sequence ATGCGCACCACCAGACTCCCTCTGCTCACCCCGACTCTGCTCTGCTTCATGAGTCTGGCTTTGCAGACCGCGCAGGCCGAGCCCGCTCCCCACCTGCTCAAACCAGATCTGGTGGTGCCCCTCTGGCAGGGCGAACCTCCTCTGTTTCAACAGGATGCCCCCGCCGAAACCTTCGATCCACTTGGCCGGATCATCAATGTGACACGCCCGGAAATCAGCGTTTTTCTCCCCGCCCCAGATAAGAACACCGGCATGGCCATCATCGTCTGTGCGGGCAGAGATTACGGCTCGGTCGAGTGGAAAACACACTTCATCTACGCAGCCGAAGTCTTCATCCCGAAGGGCGTCGCCATCATCGGTCTGAAACACCGCACTCGCCTGCCGTTCAAAGCGACCAATCCCGATATCCGGGCTCTCACGCTGTTTGATGCCAAGCGGGCCGTCCGCCTGGTGCGACATCGCGCTAAAGAGTGGAAAATCAACCCGCGGCAGATCGGTATTGCCGGTTATTCGGCGGGGGGCGACCTGGCCATGAATCTGGCAGCGAATTTCGACGCCGGTACTCCCGACGCCACCGATCCCATCGACCGGGAAAGCAGTCGTCCCGACTTCGCCATCGGCCTGGCCACCTTGCACTGGCGACAGAAGGTGTCCCCCTTTGAATTTTCAAAGAATGCACCGCCGGTCTTCCTCGTCCATGCCACCAATGACGGCATCAAGGGAGGTGCCCCGATTGAACTGCCCCGCCAAATTGCAGCCGACCTCCAGAAGTTGAACGTCCCTGTCAAAATGGCGGTCTTCGACGTCGGCGCCCACGGCGTCGGCAATCTGATCCCCCAGCGGGTCAAACACGGATTCCCACCCGCGAAATGGCCCGACCTTTTCCTCGACTGGTACCAGCAAATCAACGCAAAATGA